In the genome of Paenarthrobacter ilicis, the window GGAAGCAATGCCTGGGCCGCCCACGGGTCCCGGACGTCCAGCGGGCTTCCCCTGATTGCCGGAGATCCGCACCGACTCATGGAATTGCCCGGCGTCTACCAGCAGGTGCGGTTGGCATGTCCCGAGTTCGACGCTATCGGCTTTGCCTTCCCCGGAGTTCCAGGCCTCCCGCACTTCGCCCACACCGGGCACACCGCGTGGGCCATCACCAACGCCATGGCCGACTACCAGGACCTCTTCAACGAACAATTGCGCAGGGTCCAGGACTCCGCGGGTGAACGCGTGGAGGCGCGGGGAGGAACAGGCTGGGAGACCGTCGTCGTCAGCCATCACACTATCCGCGTCCGCCATGGTGACGACGTCCCCGTGGAGGTGATCAAGACACCGCGGGGTCCGGTCATTTCCAGGACGCCCGACGGCGGCGCCTTGAGTCTGCGCTTCCCGGCGGCGGTGGAGGGGCGTTTGGGTTTTGAGTCGCTCCTGCCGTTGTTGCGGAGCCGGAACGTGGATGACGTCGAGGCAGCTTTGGGGGCTTGGGTTGAGCCGGTGAACAGCGTGATCGCCGGGGATTCGAGTGGTTCGGTCCGGCACCTGGTGGCCGGCCTGGTTCCTGCGCGCAATCCGGAGAACCGTCGCCTGCCCGTCCCGGCCTGGGAGCCGGCATACTCGGGGAAGCCTGCGCCCTCGAGGAATCAGGAGTACGTGCCCCTCGCATCTGCCACGGTGAACGGGTTTGCGGTCAGTGCCAACGATCGGGCGTCCGGGGGCGGCGACGCAATCGCCATGGAGTTCGCACCGGCCCACCGCGCACTTCGGATCCGGACCCTGCTTGAGGCTGCCGAAGGACCCGTTGGTGTGGAGACCATGCAGGCCATCCACATGGACACCGGGCTGGGACCATGGCCGCTGTTCCGGTCCCTGGCGGCCAACACCGCACCGGGCATCCTGTCCCCCGCAGCATCAGCCCTGCGGACCGAACTGCTGGCCTGGGACGGCCGGATGGATGCCGGCAGCCAACAGGCGTCAGCCTTCGCTGCCTGGAGGGGCGCGTTGGTGCAGCGGTTTGCTGCACACCCGGCACTGGCGGGGCTGGACCGGCCCACCGGGTACCCGTCGCTCTTTGGCCCGTGGCTGTCCGTGGCATCCAGGGTGGGTTTCGCATTGGAGACGCTGCTGCAGCGGGGCCAAGAGGTGGGGATCAACGTCCAGGAGGAGGTGGTCGCTGCTTTGGAGGCTGCCGCCGGAACAGCTGCCCCTGCGCGATGGGGCGAACGGCATCAGCTGCTCCCCATCCATGACCTTCCAGTACCACTGGCCAGCGCAGCGCCAACCGCATCCCTCAGCGGAGACACCGGTTGCGTGCTCTGCACCGAAAGCCTTCCCGGAGTGGACGACCGCAACTTCCGGGGCCCCGTGGCCCGCTACGTCTGGGACCTGGCTGACCGTGCCAACAGCCGCTGGATCGTTCCTTTCGGCGCCGCAGGGACGCCAGGGGACAAGCATTTTACCGATCAGTTGCCGCTCTGGACCACCGGCCAACTGATCCCTGTGATGACCGACTGGTCCCGGTTAACCAAAGCCTGACCACCCGCCCCCCGGAAAGAACCTGAAGGAAACATGAACACCACAGCACCGGACTTCTCTGTCCGCACACCCGTTTACTCCGATGAGCTGGAGGGCTGGGGTTCCCTGCGGCTTGTGCCCTTGGATCCAAGCCAGGACATCCACTTTCTCTACGAGTGGGTCACCCAGCCCCGGGCCAAGTTCTGGGGGATGACCGGACACACCCGCGAACACGTCCAGGAAATCTACGAGTTCCTGGACTCCCTGGAAACCCACCACGCCTTCCTGGTGGTCCTCGATGGCGAGCCGCTGGCCCTGTTCCAAACGTACGAGCCACTGCACGACCCCGTGGGCGAGGCCTACCCCGCGCGGGAAGAAGACATAGGGATGCACCTGCTGCTGGCTCCGGCCACGCGTCCCATTCCGCACTTCACGCCGCGGCTTGCAACCTCGCTCATCAAGTACATGTTCTCCCTGCCCGGCAAGGACAGGATTGTGGTGGAGCCCGATTCCCGCAACGCCAAAGCGCTCCGCCGTTTGGAAGCCACCTGCTTCGAGTTCGGGCCCATCATCCAGCTCGCGGACAAGGAAGCCCAGCTGGGATTCCTGACCCGTGCGGGGTTCGACGAAGTCCAGGACAAGCAGGATGAGGTTCAGGCAAAGCAATAAGGCCAATGCCGGGGCCTACCGCCAGACGAAGCTCCAGGTCCCGGCACCCACTGCGGTCAGCACGGCACCCGCGGCAATGACCACCCCGCCCAGCAGCACCCACGCATCCAGGAATGAGTACGTCGATTCGCGCGCCCAGGTCCGCTGACCAGCGCCAAAACCGCGTGCCTCCATGGTCACCGCCAGCCGCGACGCCCGGCGAACAGCTTGGACCAGCAATCCGAAGCTCTGCCCCAGCGTTGCTTTGATCCGTTGCAAGGGCCCGCCGTGGGACCCGACGCCCCGGGCCCTCCGCGCCATGCCGATCGTCTGCCATTCGTCAGCCATGAGGCCCACAAGGCGCATCGCCGCCAGGGATCCCAGCACAAACCGGTGCGGCAATTTGGCCTTCTGGGCCAGCGCGTCGGCCAGGTCCGTGGGATCCGTACAGGTCATCAGGAGGATGGCCGGAAGGGCAATCGCCAAACCGCGCAGCATGAAACCCAGCCCCAGCTGAAGGGAACCTTCGCTGATGGACCAGAGCCCGACGTCGAGCAGTACAGCACCGCTGTCAGCTGCCACGATCGCTGTACTCCAGCCACCGATGGCTGCCGCGATGATCAGCGGCCAGGCCCGCTGCCACAAGAGCCGCAACGTCAATCCGGCCAGTGGGAACAGGGCCAGCTCCGCCACCAGCGCCGTGGACGCGGACACCCAGTCAATGGAAAGTGCCAGCACCAGGGAGATCAGGAAAACCGCCGCGAACTTGGCCAGGGGGTTGGCTCGGGTCAGGAGGGCGTGGTTACCCCGCAGGTTCAAGGCATCCCTCATGCCGCACCTGCTTCCTGGGGTGTTGCTTCAGTGAGCCGCAGGGGTCCCAGCCGCAATTCGGTTCCGCCCAGCACCGCGCTGAACTCCTGATCGTGGGTTACGGACACCACGGACGTTCCGGCATCCAGCAACTCGGACAGAAAGGACGCCAGCTCGGCCCAAGTGTTGGCGTCCTGGCCGAACGTCGGCTCGTCCAACACCAGAACCTTCGGGTGGGCAGCCAGCACCGTGGCGACGCTTAGGCGACGCTTTTCGCCGCCGGACAGGGTGTACGGGTTGGCATCCACCAAGTGGGTGAGCCTCAGCCGTTCCAGCAATTCGTCCACGCGCTCCTGGCCATGGCCAAGATGCCTGGGTCCGAACATCAACTCGTCCAGCACTTTGCCGGTGACAAACTGGTGCTCCGGCTCCTGGAACACCGTTCCGATCCGTGGGATCAGCTGTTTCGCCTTCCACGCATACGGGTCAATTCCGGCGCCCGCGGACAGCTCGACGGCGGCACTCACCGTGCCGGATACGGGTGCCAGCAGGCCGGCCAACGTCAGCGCGAACGTCGATTTTCCCGCACCGTTGGGACCCGTGATGGTGAGGGCACGCCCTTCCCGGACCTGGGCACTGATGCCGGCTTGAACCGGAACCGGAGGAATGGTCTTGAAACCCTTGCGGCGTGGTTTCTCCCTGGACACCGCGAGATCCTGGGTTGCCAGGAGGAGCGGCGCCGTGACGGATTCATTGCTGCGGGCACGGGTCGTGGGGACGTACCCCGGAACCCACACCCCGGCGGACATCAGCATGGTCCGGGCTTCGGTCAGCACCTGTTCAGGCGGACCGTCCAGCAACACACCGCCGCCCTGGGCACCCGGCTGCAGGACAACAATCCTGTCCACCAGGTCCTTCCACACGGAGACCCTGTGCTCCACCACAACCAGCGTGGCACCGGTCTTGTCCAGGCAACGGGCCACCGCGTCACGGACTTCCAGAACCCCGGCCGGATCCAGGTTGGCCGTGGGCTCGTCCAGCAGGAGGAGTCCTGGACGCATCGCCAAAATGCCGGCGAGCGCCAGCCGCTGCTTCTGCCCTCCGGAGAGTGCCGCCGTCGGGTGATCCAGGGCCACACCGACGCCGGCTGCGGTACGCAACCCGACGTCGTCGAGCGCTTCGTGCACGCGGGCCCAGATTTCGTCCCGTGGAACGGCGAGGTTCTCGGCGCCGAACGCGACGTCGTCGCCAACGCGGGAGAGCACCACCTGCGTCTCGGGGTCCTGCTGCATGAGGCCGGCGCGGCCCCTCTGCCCGCGCGGCGCCCCGCCGTCGATCAGCAGTGTGCCGGTTTCGTCGGAATCGTCTTCTTCGTCCCCCAGTACCCCGGCCAGGGCATGCAGGAGCGTGGACTTGCCGGCACCGGAGGGGCCCAGCAACAGGACGCGCTCCCCCGGTTCGATGCGCAGATCCAGGCCGTGGATGGCAGGCTGGGACCGGCCGGAGTGCCGCCATCCCCAGCCCTCGGCGGCGATGGCGGCAGGCCGTGCAGGGTTACCGCTGGTGGTGGTGTCGCGCATCAGCGGAAGGCTGGCTCCGTCGCGGCCTTGCGCGAGGCAAAGGAGCTGAGCACACCCGTGGTGGCCAGTCCCCTGGTGGCCAGCCAGGACAGTCCGCCAGCAATGATCGCGCCGGACACCGTGGTGAAGGTGATGTAGGTGAGCTTGTCGATTGCCTCGTAGGCGATGTTCCAACCCCAAGGAAGGAAGGAATCGTTGAGGCCGCAGAAGAGCCCGGCACCGGCACCGGCCAGCAGGGATGTGGGCAGGTTGAACTTCTTGTAGCGGAACGCCGCGAAGATCAATTCGGCGCCCAGGCCCTGCAGGATTCCCGAGATGAGGACCGTGGTGCCGTACTGGGAGCCCATGATCAGCTCACCTGTAGCTGCCACGGCCTCGCAGAACAGCGCCGCGCCGGGCTTGCGGATAATGAGCATGCCCAGCACTGCGGGAATCATCCAACCACCGGCAAGCAAGCCGGTCAGCGGCGGATACGTGGCGTTCAGGGGAATGGAAACAAGCGCTGCACCCTGGGACCAGGCCCAGAAAATCACGCCGCCGGCGATCGCGATCAAGGCCGCCACCACAATGTCTACTACACGCCAGTTATAACTGGTCTTCTTCACGCTTACCGTGGTCATCTTCTGCCTCCTGAGGTTACAGGAGGGGAAAGTGCTCCCCGGATCGCAACTGCCTGCGCAGCCCTGATCCGGACACTCTGAGAAGCTCGACTCCCTTGCGCCGGTACTAACCGGATCAGGTTCGAGGGTCTGCGGCTGTCCGCACTCTCAGCGCCCTCGCGTCACCTGCATCGCTGCAAGGTCCGACGGCGGCGCTCCCCTGTCGTTATGAATCTTGCCCTTGTGGGCGGGTTCAGTTTACACCTGACGGGGTTTCAGGGGTCATGGGGTTGGTCATAAATCCGTTGCGAGGCCCGCTCTACGCGCTATTCACGCCGCGTGGAGCGCAGAGCAGGCCTCACAACGCACCTGAGAGAATGGCCTCATGACAGACCTTGCCGATTCCCAGCCCGCAGCGGCCGAGCCGCGCCTGGCCGCCAGCGTGATCCTGCTCCGCGACGCCAACCATGGACTGGAAGCCTTCGTCCAGCACAGGGTGAACACCATGGACTTCGCCCCGGGCATGGTGGTTTTTCCCGGCGGGCGGGTTGATCCGGCGGACAGTTCCGGGTGGGATTATCCGGCGGACCTCCTGAAGCGTCACGCCGCGGACTGGCAGGAGACTTCACTCAACGCAGATCCTGGGCAGGCGGATGTCAGCGCCGGCACCGTGTTGGCAGCCGCCATCAGGGAGGTCCAGGAAGAGTCGGGGCTCACCATCGAGCCGGAGGATCTGCGCCCTTGGGCCAACTGGATCACTCCGGTGGACATGCCCAAGAGGTTCGATACCTTCTTCTATGTGGCAAGGCCGTTGTCCAGCCACCAACCGCAGCACCAAACCACTGAGGCGTGGCAGTCACTGTGGATGCCTGTGGCGGGGATCCTGGAAGCGGAGGCCACTGGATCGCTGAAGATGATGCCACCCACGTATTACCTGCTGAAGGAAATTGCAGGCTTCAGCAGCGTGGATGCAGTGTGGTCCGCCCAGCACTCCGTAGCGCCTGTCCTGGGACCGCCGGGTTCCCTGGCTGCTTTCCTTAAGGAGCGCGAAAACCGGGAGTAGCGCGGCGGGGCTTGCTGGTACGGCTAGGCTTGGGTCATGAATCTCTTCTTCAAGCTGATCGGTGCCGGAGTGAGCCTCGGAGCAGGCTTCGTTGGAACCAAACTCGTCAATAAAGGGTGGGAAAAAGCCACTGGCAACAAGCCGCCCATGGGCAACGATGACATGGAATCGAGCCTGCGCTCCGCGCTGACGTTCGCTTTGATTTCTGCCATCGTCAGCTCGCTGATCCAGGTGCTCGCCAGCAGGGGCACCCAGCGCGCGATTTCCCGTTTCTCCAAGTCACAGGACATCGTCTAAGAAACACAACGCGGGGTCATTCAGGGCCCATCCCAGCAGTTGGGATGGGCCCTGAATGACCCCGCGTTGTCCTTAAACGTCAGAGTGAGGCTCTTGCCCGGCAGCTGCCCTCTGGACGACGGCTTCCAAGTCATCCTTGGTGAGCATTTCGCGGTGCCCGTGCTTGGTGCGGTAGGCCGAGCGCCCCACCATATGGGCGGACACCGGCGCCGTGAGCAACTGGAAGATCCACGCCACCACCAGGACCGGCCACACCCACCAGGTCCGCATCTGGAGCCCTATTGCGGACAACATCAGGAACAAACCCAGCACCTGCGGCTTGGTGGCGGCGTGCATGCGGCTCATCAGGTCCGGGAAGCGCAGCAAACCCACGGCCGCACCCAGGCTCATGAGAGCTCCCACCACCAGAAAAACAGCGGTGACCACGTCAATAACAACATCGATTCCGGTGGCGTCAGGACTCATTGTTCTGTTCCCTCCGCTCGGCCACAAAGCGGGCAACGGTCACTGATCCGATGAAACCAATCACGGCCAACGCCACCAGCAGCATCAGGTTGTTGAGGTGCCGGTTCACGGCCATGTCCACAGCCAGTGCCGCGCCGAGGATGGCCAGCAGAACATCGGATGCCAGCACGCGGTCCAGCAGGGACGGGCCAATGGCGATCCGCACAATGGCGCCGGCAGCGGCCAAACCCAGGATCACCGCCGTCGCGATCAGAACAAAGTCCTT includes:
- the mnhG gene encoding monovalent cation/H(+) antiporter subunit G; translation: MSPDATGIDVVIDVVTAVFLVVGALMSLGAAVGLLRFPDLMSRMHAATKPQVLGLFLMLSAIGLQMRTWWVWPVLVVAWIFQLLTAPVSAHMVGRSAYRTKHGHREMLTKDDLEAVVQRAAAGQEPHSDV
- a CDS encoding ECF transporter S component, whose amino-acid sequence is MTTVSVKKTSYNWRVVDIVVAALIAIAGGVIFWAWSQGAALVSIPLNATYPPLTGLLAGGWMIPAVLGMLIIRKPGAALFCEAVAATGELIMGSQYGTTVLISGILQGLGAELIFAAFRYKKFNLPTSLLAGAGAGLFCGLNDSFLPWGWNIAYEAIDKLTYITFTTVSGAIIAGGLSWLATRGLATTGVLSSFASRKAATEPAFR
- a CDS encoding ABC transporter ATP-binding protein, whose amino-acid sequence is MRDTTTSGNPARPAAIAAEGWGWRHSGRSQPAIHGLDLRIEPGERVLLLGPSGAGKSTLLHALAGVLGDEEDDSDETGTLLIDGGAPRGQRGRAGLMQQDPETQVVLSRVGDDVAFGAENLAVPRDEIWARVHEALDDVGLRTAAGVGVALDHPTAALSGGQKQRLALAGILAMRPGLLLLDEPTANLDPAGVLEVRDAVARCLDKTGATLVVVEHRVSVWKDLVDRIVVLQPGAQGGGVLLDGPPEQVLTEARTMLMSAGVWVPGYVPTTRARSNESVTAPLLLATQDLAVSREKPRRKGFKTIPPVPVQAGISAQVREGRALTITGPNGAGKSTFALTLAGLLAPVSGTVSAAVELSAGAGIDPYAWKAKQLIPRIGTVFQEPEHQFVTGKVLDELMFGPRHLGHGQERVDELLERLRLTHLVDANPYTLSGGEKRRLSVATVLAAHPKVLVLDEPTFGQDANTWAELASFLSELLDAGTSVVSVTHDQEFSAVLGGTELRLGPLRLTEATPQEAGAA
- a CDS encoding DUF4235 domain-containing protein — encoded protein: MNLFFKLIGAGVSLGAGFVGTKLVNKGWEKATGNKPPMGNDDMESSLRSALTFALISAIVSSLIQVLASRGTQRAISRFSKSQDIV
- a CDS encoding energy-coupling factor transporter transmembrane component T family protein, giving the protein MRDALNLRGNHALLTRANPLAKFAAVFLISLVLALSIDWVSASTALVAELALFPLAGLTLRLLWQRAWPLIIAAAIGGWSTAIVAADSGAVLLDVGLWSISEGSLQLGLGFMLRGLAIALPAILLMTCTDPTDLADALAQKAKLPHRFVLGSLAAMRLVGLMADEWQTIGMARRARGVGSHGGPLQRIKATLGQSFGLLVQAVRRASRLAVTMEARGFGAGQRTWARESTYSFLDAWVLLGGVVIAAGAVLTAVGAGTWSFVWR
- a CDS encoding NUDIX hydrolase, producing the protein MTDLADSQPAAAEPRLAASVILLRDANHGLEAFVQHRVNTMDFAPGMVVFPGGRVDPADSSGWDYPADLLKRHAADWQETSLNADPGQADVSAGTVLAAAIREVQEESGLTIEPEDLRPWANWITPVDMPKRFDTFFYVARPLSSHQPQHQTTEAWQSLWMPVAGILEAEATGSLKMMPPTYYLLKEIAGFSSVDAVWSAQHSVAPVLGPPGSLAAFLKERENRE
- a CDS encoding GNAT family N-acetyltransferase; this translates as MNTTAPDFSVRTPVYSDELEGWGSLRLVPLDPSQDIHFLYEWVTQPRAKFWGMTGHTREHVQEIYEFLDSLETHHAFLVVLDGEPLALFQTYEPLHDPVGEAYPAREEDIGMHLLLAPATRPIPHFTPRLATSLIKYMFSLPGKDRIVVEPDSRNAKALRRLEATCFEFGPIIQLADKEAQLGFLTRAGFDEVQDKQDEVQAKQ
- a CDS encoding monovalent cation/H+ antiporter complex subunit F, whose protein sequence is MKDFVLIATAVILGLAAAGAIVRIAIGPSLLDRVLASDVLLAILGAALAVDMAVNRHLNNLMLLVALAVIGFIGSVTVARFVAERREQNNES
- a CDS encoding penicillin acylase family protein is translated as MTPAPMQHTAPAGGTGTYRDRWGIPHLWAESANQLAFLQGHNAATDRSWQIEMERWRSEGRTAEVLGQEAVTWDRFARQALLDDTARRCFDNLDAGTQEWCGHYVAGINRALEEGLRNSPEFVASSSLPEPWNPWTPLGVFLVHHILFSTFPNKLFRAHVQRTVGEDAVQLFSIEAPVWSGSNAWAAHGSRTSSGLPLIAGDPHRLMELPGVYQQVRLACPEFDAIGFAFPGVPGLPHFAHTGHTAWAITNAMADYQDLFNEQLRRVQDSAGERVEARGGTGWETVVVSHHTIRVRHGDDVPVEVIKTPRGPVISRTPDGGALSLRFPAAVEGRLGFESLLPLLRSRNVDDVEAALGAWVEPVNSVIAGDSSGSVRHLVAGLVPARNPENRRLPVPAWEPAYSGKPAPSRNQEYVPLASATVNGFAVSANDRASGGGDAIAMEFAPAHRALRIRTLLEAAEGPVGVETMQAIHMDTGLGPWPLFRSLAANTAPGILSPAASALRTELLAWDGRMDAGSQQASAFAAWRGALVQRFAAHPALAGLDRPTGYPSLFGPWLSVASRVGFALETLLQRGQEVGINVQEEVVAALEAAAGTAAPARWGERHQLLPIHDLPVPLASAAPTASLSGDTGCVLCTESLPGVDDRNFRGPVARYVWDLADRANSRWIVPFGAAGTPGDKHFTDQLPLWTTGQLIPVMTDWSRLTKA